GTCGGCGTCGATGCGCAGCTCGGGCAGCAGCCGCCGCAGGGTGCGCTCGGTCGTCTCCCGCATGAGAACATTCGAGGCGACGCTGAGCACCCGGATGCGGGCCCCCCGCCACTGGCGGTTGCGGGTGAGGAGGTAGGCGAGCAGCAGCAGGAGGTCGCCGTTGCGCTCCAGTCCGCCCCACCACACGTGCACGCTCCGGGGGCGGTGCCCCCGAGGCGCGGCCTCGGAATCGACCCGGCCGATGATCAGGGACTTCTTGAGGCGCTCCAGGCGGCGGGTCACCCGCAGGAGCTCGGCCAGGCGCTCCGGGTCCCCGGGCCACCCCAGGAGGACGGTGTTGGGCTCCAGGGCCGCCATGCCGTTGGCCTGGGCCACCCCCACGATGCCCTGCTCCACGTTGGGCACCACGTCCACCTCGCCGAAGGCGGCGATTCCCTCCCGGTGAAACAAGGCCTCGATCTGGTCCTTTCTCTCCACGGGGTCCTGCTCCAGGGCCAGCAGGTCGCCCTCCACGAGCTCGCACACGGTCACCACCCCCCGGTCCTGGCTGAACCAATGGCCGAACCGGATCAGCTCAAGGCGGCGTTCGGCGCTCTCCACGAACACCAGGATGTGGGGCCTCCAGTTGCGGGCGCTCAGGGGCCGGCGCGAGAGCTTCACGAGCGCCCAGCGGATGAGGGCCTCGTACACCCCGCGGCGCACGTCTCCCCAGTCGGCCTTGCGCTCCTTGCGCTGGAGGGCGACGTAGAGGGCGAGCACGACCAGGACGGCGAAGACGGTGGCCCCGGCGCTGATGAGAACCATCGTTCCGAAGCACGCCAGGGAGCCGGCCAGGTTCACCGGCCAGGGCACCCGCAGGGTGGGCCTCCAGGAGGGATCGCCCGAGAGGCCCTCCAGAGCGGCTACGAGGTTGAGCATGCCGTAGACGGTGAGGAAGAAGAGGGTGACCACGGAGGCCACGGTATTGAGATCCCCGAGAAACACCGCACCCAGGGCGATGGCCAGGGTGACCGCGAGCCCGAAAACCGGTTCGCCCCCCTCCTGGGCGACGGCCGCGAAGCGGCGCGGAGCCAGGTGGTCCCGGGCGAGGGCCTGGAGCGTGCGCGGTGCGCCCAGGATGGAGCCCACCGCTGAGGAGAAGATCGCGCCCCACAGCCCCGGCAGCACGAAAAGCGCCCCGAGGGGTGCGATCCGGGTCCACACCAGGGGGTCTTCCCGCAGGGTCTCGGCGTCGGCACCCAGGGCCAGGAGGACCGGGACGGTCAGGTAGACCCCGAACCCCGCCAGGCAGGCCGCCAGGGCGCCCCGGGGGATGCTCTTCTGGGGGTCCTTCAGGTCTCCCGAGAGGCCCAGGCCGGCCATGATGCCGGTAACCGCCGGAAAGAAGACCGCGAAGAGGGTCCAGAAGCCCACCTCCCCCGATCCCCCGGAGACCCGGGGGGCGGGGGGGCCGGCGCCCAAGAGGGCGCCCCCGGCCAGGGCGAGCACCGACAAGGCGATGAGCCCCATGATGGGGATCTGGCTTCGCAGGGCCGTGCCGGCGCCCCGGTAGGCCAGGGCGGCGACGGCCAGGACGATGACGAGGGCCGCGGCGGGCACGGGCACCCCGGACCAGACGAAGCGCAGGGACTCGGCAAGGCCGTAGGAGTAGAGCGTGACGGAGAGCGACTGGGCCAGGAAGAGGGGCAGGCCGATCGCCCCCCCGATCTCGGGCCCCAGGCTGCGGGAGATGATGTAGTACGCCCCGCCCACGCCGAGCCGTGTGTTGGTGGCCACCGCCGAGAGGGAAAGCGTCGTGACCAGGGTGATGCCGTTGGCCAGGCACACGATGAGGAGGGTCTTCCCCAGCCCGGCGTGCCCCACCACCCACCCGAACCGCAGGTACATGATGACGCCGAGGATGGTGAGGATCGTGGGGGTGAAGACCCCGAGGAAGGTGCCGAGCTTCGCCCCGGGCCGCCGGGG
This Thermodesulfobacteriota bacterium DNA region includes the following protein-coding sequences:
- a CDS encoding Na-K-Cl cotransporter produces the protein MVPAVPTFVHRVLSWTRRLMGAGAAGLPRRPGAKLGTFLGVFTPTILTILGVIMYLRFGWVVGHAGLGKTLLIVCLANGITLVTTLSLSAVATNTRLGVGGAYYIISRSLGPEIGGAIGLPLFLAQSLSVTLYSYGLAESLRFVWSGVPVPAAALVIVLAVAALAYRGAGTALRSQIPIMGLIALSVLALAGGALLGAGPPAPRVSGGSGEVGFWTLFAVFFPAVTGIMAGLGLSGDLKDPQKSIPRGALAACLAGFGVYLTVPVLLALGADAETLREDPLVWTRIAPLGALFVLPGLWGAIFSSAVGSILGAPRTLQALARDHLAPRRFAAVAQEGGEPVFGLAVTLAIALGAVFLGDLNTVASVVTLFFLTVYGMLNLVAALEGLSGDPSWRPTLRVPWPVNLAGSLACFGTMVLISAGATVFAVLVVLALYVALQRKERKADWGDVRRGVYEALIRWALVKLSRRPLSARNWRPHILVFVESAERRLELIRFGHWFSQDRGVVTVCELVEGDLLALEQDPVERKDQIEALFHREGIAAFGEVDVVPNVEQGIVGVAQANGMAALEPNTVLLGWPGDPERLAELLRVTRRLERLKKSLIIGRVDSEAAPRGHRPRSVHVWWGGLERNGDLLLLLAYLLTRNRQWRGARIRVLSVASNVLMRETTERTLRRLLPELRIDAD